A part of Setaria viridis chromosome 8, Setaria_viridis_v4.0, whole genome shotgun sequence genomic DNA contains:
- the LOC117833519 gene encoding uncharacterized protein: MAQRWRSRARRDPDLDDDDEGSPPSRQPRRGGGSDEDNDDDEGNEDLSLEILARARRKRRGASGGSGRVPGFAHLLSVSSGDEEADEDAVVELGEAEESRRKQRKKQRRKQRKKNRKEPAEAAAAAPATGQEEEKEVGGTQEGPIGTAESVLTEDGADVPVSDNMVLRKLLRIPRYFDPGETLLETCFNCSEEGHVAANCPMEKRKKPCFVCGMFGHNAKQCTQGQDCFICKKGGHMAKDCPDKHKRNDHQSTLCLRCGEIGHDMFGCTNDYLADDIKQIRCYMCNQNGHLCCFDFSDNSPKQISCYNCAKSGHSGLGCAKQRRETSAVITPTQCYKCGEEGHFARGCTKNAKSDRSKGKSSSHSQRKEKWKKDSSARSAPHDARKTSKRKSPHFEDRMDTPRHKSKARGGWTGGDDLEDLPFKKYKSKEWGSPSTPKKPYTNHQFSSGGDYFTPQSSRRHNHGFASPNSNYSPSAKKHGFSSSRFATSNTHLRFERS; the protein is encoded by the exons atggcccAGCGCTGGCGCTCGAGGGCGCGGCGGGACCCGGacctggacgacgacgacgaaggctCCCCGCCCTCCCGGCAGccgcgccggggcggcggcagcgacgaggacaacgacgacgatgagggGAACGAGGACCTCAGCCTGGAGAtcctcgcgcgcgcgcggcggaagcggcgcggggcgtccggcggcagcggcagggtcCCCGGGTTCGCCCACCTGCTGTCGGTGTCctccggcgacgaggaggccgaTGAAGATGCCGTGGTGGAgctcggcgaggcggaggagtcCCGGAGGAAGCAGAGGAAGAAGCAGCGGCggaagcagaggaagaagaatcgGAAGGAGCCGGCCgaggctgccgcggcggcccccgccaccggccaggaggaagagaaggag GTTGGTGGCACCCAGGAGGGACCAATTGGGACAGCAGAATCGGTGCTAACTGAAGATGGTGCTGATGTCCCAGTTTCTGACAACATGGTTCTGCGGAAGCTCCTT CGCATACCAAGATACTTTGATCCTGGAGAAACATTGTTGGAGACTTGCTTTAATTGTAGCGAGGAAGGACATGTGGCTGCAAACTGCCCAATGGAAAAGCGGAAGAAACCTTGCTTTGTCTGTGGGATGTTCGGGCACAATGCAAAACAGTGCACGCAG GGTCAAGACTGTTTCATCTGCAAAAAAGGAGGTCATATGGCGAAAGACTGCCCTGATAAGCACAAGAGGAATGATCATCAATCCACTTTGTGTTTAAGATGCGGAGAAATAGGTCATGATATGTTTGGATGTACCAATGATTACCTGGCAGATGATATTAAG CAAATAAGATGCTACATGTGTAATCAGAATGGTCATCTATGCTGTTTCGACTTCTCTGACAATAGCCCCAAACAAATTAGCTGTTACAATTGTGCCAAATCTGGTCATTCTGGTCTG GGGTGTGCCAAGCAACGCAGGGAAACTAGTGCTGTCATAACTCCAACCCAATGCTACAAATGTGGGGAGGAAGGCCACTTCGCACGTGGCTGCACAAAGAATGCCAAG tccGATCGGTCGAAAGGCAAGTCATCATCGCACAGTCAGAGAAaggaaaaatggaaaaaagattCCAGTGCTAGATCGGCTCCTCATGATGCCCGTAAAACAAGTAAAAGGAAAAGCCCCCATTTCGAGGATAGAATGGACACACCTCGGCATAAATCCAAAGCTAGGGGTGGTTGGACTGGTGGTGACGATCTCGAGGATCTACCGTTCAAGAAGTACAAATCCAAAGAGTGGGGTTCTCCATCTACACCCAAGAAGCCATACACGAATCACCAGTTCTCATCTGGCGGTGACTACTTCACGCCTCAGTCCTCACGAAGGCACAACCATGGTTTCGCATCACCAAACTCGAATTATTCACCCAGCGCAAAGAAGCACGGGTTCTCATCGTCAAGATTCGCCACCAGCAACACCCATCTCCGGTTCGAGAGAAGTTAG
- the LOC117867066 gene encoding GATA transcription factor 19 gives MQQPLPPSPPGAAAGVGGAEEVDPFYDIVIPPEYLLPGLDDDGDDACAYNGAAEDEQLLAEAQAGGDGDGWEEGRLSMTYQGKAYVFDSVPPQKVETILMLLNGYELVPQSAKPQLTHLVQPIVVPRDFDRTAAVSRYREKRKSTLKFDVKADYSIRREIASRIARRRGKFVSSDKSSDNSVAAAARRRQRESCAKCGESSEATPMMRRGPNGYRTFCNACGLMWAKTNKIRKLTNPDCGGGRGGGGGGGSR, from the exons ATGCAGCAGCCgctgccaccgtcgccgccgggcgccgccgccggagtaggAGGGGCCGAGGAGGTGGATCCCTTCTACGACATCGTGATACCCCCGGAGTACCTCCTGCCTGGGCtggacgacgatggcgacgaCGCGTGCGCGTACaacggcgcggcggaggacgaGCAGCTGCTGGCGGAGGcgcaggcgggcggcgacggcgacggctggGAGGAGGGGCGGCTGTCGATGACGTACCAGGGGAAAGCGTACGTCTTCGACTCCGTGCCGCCGCAGAAG GTTGAGACCATCCTCATGCTTCTAAACGGCTACGAGCTTGTTCCTCAAAGCGCGAAACCGCAGCTCACTCACCTG GTGCAGCCGATCGTGGTGCCCCGGGACTTCGACCGGACGGCGGCCGTGTCGCGGTAcagggagaagaggaagagcaCGCTCAAGTTCGACGTCAAGGCCGATTACTCCATCCGGAGGGAAATCGCTTCGAG GATCGCGCGCAGGAGAGGGAAGTTCGTGTCATCAGATAAGAGCTCTGATAATTCAGTCGCCGCCGCAGCACGCCGGCGCCAGAGGGAATC CTGCGCCAAATGCGGGGAGAGCAGCGAGGCGACGCCGATGATGCGGCGCGGGCCCAACGGGTACAGGACCTTCTGCAACGCCTGCGGGCTCATGTGGGCGAAGACC
- the LOC117867065 gene encoding ubiquitin C-terminal hydrolase 12 isoform X2, producing the protein MVTPAPTAGQEDEEMLVPHQEVAAADADAAQPMEVVAQTEVASTAESQPAEDPQTSRFTWTIDNFTRFNGKKQYSEVFVVGGFKWRVLIFPKGNNVDHFSMYLDVADSANLPYGWSRYAQFSLAIVNQIQPKYTIRKDTQHQFNARESDWGFTSFMPLSELYDPSRGYLVNDTVVVEAEVAVRRMVDYWTYDSKKETGYVGLKNQGATCYMNSLLQTLYHIPYFRKAVYHMPTTENDMPSGSIPLALQSLFYKLQYSDSSVATKELTKSFGWDTYDSFMQHDVQELNRVLCEKLEGKMKETVVEGTIEQLFEGHHINYIECINVDYKSNRKESFYDLQLDVKGCRDVYASFDKYVEVERLEGDNKYHAENHGLQDAKKGVLFLDFPPVLQLQLKRFEYDYMRDTNVKINDRYEFPLQLDLDRDDGKYLAPDADRSTRNLYALHSVLVHSGGVHGGHYYAFIRPTLSEQWYKFDDERVTKEDAKKALEEQYGGEEELPQVNPGFNNAPFKFTKYSNAYMLVYIRESDKEKIMCTVDEKDIAEHLRVRLKKEQEDKEHKKKEKAEAHLYTIIKVARDEDLKQQIGKDIYFDLVDHEKVRNFRIQKQLPFSSFKEEVAKEYGIPVQFQRFWLWAKRQNHTYRPNRPLTPHEETQSVGQLREVSNKAHNAELKLFLEVELGLDLQPLPPPEKGREDFLLFFKLYKPEKEELCFMGRLFVKALGKPSDILAKLNEMAGFSPDQEIELYEEIKFEPNVMCEIIDQKLTFRSSQLEDGDILCFQKAPRADHDTQVRYPDVPSFLEYVHNRQVVHFRSLEKPKDDDFSLELSKLHTYDDVVERVARQLELDDPAKIRLTSHNCYSQQPKPQPVKYRGVEHLLDMLIHYNQTSDILYYEVLDIPLPELQFLKTLKVAFHHPTKDEVVIHSIRLPKNSTIADVINDLKTKVELSSPNAELRVLEVFYHKIYKIFPLLEKIENINDQYWTLRAEEIPEEEKNIGPNDRLIHVYHFTKDINQTQQIQNFGDPFFLLVREGETLAEVKKRIKSKLQVSAEEFSKWKFAFISMNRPDYLQDSDVIAPRFQRREVYGAWEQYLGMEHTDTAPKRAYTVNQNRHAYEKPVRIYN; encoded by the exons ATGGTGACTCCTGCTCCCACTGCCGGG CAGGAGGACGAGGAGATGCTCGTGCCCCACCAGGAGGTTGCCGCTGCCGATGCAGACGCAGCCCAGCCCATGGAAG TGGTGGCACAGACAGAGGTGGCGAGCACAGCGGAGAGCCAGCCAGCGGAAGATCCGCAGACATCGCGGTTCACGTGGACAATCGATAACTTCACCCGCTTTAATGGGAAGAAGCAGTACTCAGAGGTTTTTGTCGTTGGCGGGTTCAAATG GCGTGTGCTGATTTTCCCCAAGGGGAACAATGTGGACCACTTCTCAATGTACTTGGATGTTGCTGACTCAGCCAACCTCCCGTATGGTTGGAGCCGCTATGCTCAGTTTAGCCTGGCTATTGTAAACCAGATCCAGCCAAAGTATACGATACGCAAAG ATACCCAACATCAATTTAATGCTCGTGAGAGTGATTGGGGTTTCACATCTTTTATGCCTTTAAGTGAGCTCTATGATCCAAGTAGAGGTTACCTCGTGAATGATACTGTTGTTGTGGAGGCCGAGGTTGCTGTCCGCAGAATGGTTGACTATTGGACGTATGACTCAAAAAAGGAAACGGGCTATGTGGGTCTGAAAAACCAAGGGGCTACCTGTTATATGAACTCTCTTTTACAAACACTGTACCACATACCGTACTTCAGGAAG GCTGTGTATCATATGCCAACCACTGAAAATGACATGCCATCAGGAAGTATTCCCTTGGCGCTGCAGAGCCTTTTCTACAAGCTCCAGTACAGTGACAGTAGTGTAGCTACAAAAGAGCTGACCAAATCTTTTGGATGGGACACATATGATTCTTTCATGCAACATGATGTACAAGAGCTCAACAGAGTCCTCTGTGAGAAACTTGAGGGCAAAATGAAG GAAACTGTTGTAGAAGGAACAATTGAGCAATTATTTGAAGGTCATCACATCAATTACATTGAGTGTATAAATGTTGACTATAAATCTAACCGCAAGGAGTCCTTTTATG ATCTTCAACTTGATGTCAAAGGTTGTCGTGACGTGTATGCGTCGTTTGATAAATATGTTGAAGTTGAGCGTTTAGAGGGTGATAACAAGTATCATGCAGAGAATCATGGTCTACAG GATGCAAAGAAGGGTGTTCTCTTCCTTGATTTTCCTCCTGTTTTGCAACTCCAGCTGAAACGCTTTGAGTATGATTATATGAGAGATACCAATGTTAAG ATTAATGATCGCTATGAGTTCCCTCTGCAACTTGATCTGGATAGAGATGATGGCAAATACCTTGCTCCAGATGCAGATCGAAGTACAAGAAACCTCTATGCTCTTCACAG TGTTCTTGTTCATAGTGGTGGGGTACATGGCGGTCACTACTATGCATTCATACGGCCAACTCTATCTGAGCAATG GTACAAATTTGATGATGAGCGTGTAACAAAAGAAGATGCTAAGAAGGCCCTTGAAGAACAATATGGCGGCGAGGAAGAG TTGCCACAAGTAAACCCTGGCTTCAACAACGCCCCGTTTAAATTCACGAAGTATTCAAACGCGTATATGCTTGTTTATATTCGTGAGAGTGACAAGGAGAAAATCATGTGTACTGTTGATGAAAAGGACATCGCTGAGCATTTAAGG GTAAGGTTGAAGAAAGAACAAGAAGATAAAGaacacaaaaagaaagaaaaagctgAAGCTCATCTTTATACCATTATTAAG GTGGCTCGAGATGAGGATTTGAAGCAACAAATTGGGAAGGATATATATTTTGACCTGGTGGACCATGAAAAGGTCCGCAATTTCCGAATACAGAAGCAATTGCCGTTTAGTTCGTTCAAG gaggaagttgccaAGGAGTATGGCATCCCAGTGCAGTTTCAGCGCTTCTGGTTGTGGGCTAAGAGGCAAAACCATACATACCGCCCTAATCGTCCATTGACCCCTCATGAGGAAACACAATCT GTGGGGCAACTGAGGGAGGTATCAAATAAGGCACACAATGCTGAGTTGAAGCTGTTTTTGGAAGTAGAACTTGGGCTG GATTTGcagcctctccctcctcctgaGAAGGGCAGGGAAgactttcttcttttcttcaaacTGTACAAACCAGAAAAGGAAGAACTTTG TTTTATGGGGAGGCTCTTTGTGAAGGCCTTGGGCAAACCTTCAGACATCCTGGCAAAACTAAATGAAATGGCTGGATTTTCTCCAGATCAGGAAATTGAGCTTTATGAG GAAATTAAGTTTGAGCCAAACGTGATGTGTGAAATTATTGACCAGAAACTTACTTTTCGTTCTAGTCAG CTTGAAGATGGGGACATTCTTTGTTTCCAAAAAGCACCAAGAGCTGACCATGATACACAAGTGCGATATCCAGACGTTCCTTCATTTTTGGAGTATGTCCATAATAGGCAG GTTGTGCATTTCCGGTCTTTGGAGAAACcaaaggatgatgatttttCTTTGGAATT GTCAAAGCTTCATACCTATGACGACGTTGTTGAGAGAGTTGCTCGTCAACTTGAGTTGGATGATCCAGCGAAAATTCGGCTTACATCCCATAATTGCTACTCTCAGCAACCTAAACCGCAACCCGTCAAATATCGAGGTGTGGAGCATCTGTTGGACATGCTCATCCATTACAATCAG ACATCTGACATCTTGTATTATGAAGTGCTGGATATTCCACTTCCAGAATTGCAGTTCCTGAAAACCCTGAAAGTTGCATTCCATCATCCTACAAAGGATGAG GTTGTTATTCATAGCATCAGGCTTCCAAAAAATAGCACAATTGCTGACGTGATAAATGACTTGAAAACAAAG GTTGAACTGTCCAGTCCTAATGCTGAACTACGTGTGCTAGAAGTTTTTTACCACAAGATCTATAAG ATCTTTCCGCTACTTGAGAAGATAGAGAATATAAATGATCAATATTGGACGCTACGTGCTGAAGAG ATTCcagaagaggaaaaaaatatagGCCCAAACGATCGGCTAATTCATGTTTATCACTTCACAAAAGATATTAATCAAACTCAG CAAATCCAGAACTTCGGAGACCCTTTTTTTCTACTTGTTCGTGAAGGTGAGACTTTAGCAGAAGTCAAGAAGCGCATAAAGAGTAAACTTCAAGTCTCCGCCGAGGAATTTTCCAAG TGGAAATTTGCTTTTATATCGATGAATCGGCCAGATTACCTCCAGGATTCAGATGTTATAGCTCCCCGTTTTCAG AGGAGGGAGGTCTATGGAGCTTGGGAGCAATATCTTGGGATGGAACACACTGATACTGCACCAAAAAGGGCCTATACAGTGAATCAG AACCGCCATGCGTATGAGAAGCCAGTCAGAATTTACAATTGA
- the LOC117867065 gene encoding ubiquitin C-terminal hydrolase 12 isoform X1, with translation MVTPAPTAGQEDEEMLVPHQEVAAADADAAQPMEVVAQTEVASTAESQPAEDPQTSRFTWTIDNFTRFNGKKQYSEVFVVGGFKWRVLIFPKGNNVDHFSMYLDVADSANLPYGWSRYAQFSLAIVNQIQPKYTIRKDTQHQFNARESDWGFTSFMPLSELYDPSRGYLVNDTVVVEAEVAVRRMVDYWTYDSKKETGYVGLKNQGATCYMNSLLQTLYHIPYFRKAVYHMPTTENDMPSGSIPLALQSLFYKLQYSDSSVATKELTKSFGWDTYDSFMQHDVQELNRVLCEKLEGKMKETVVEGTIEQLFEGHHINYIECINVDYKSNRKESFYDLQLDVKGCRDVYASFDKYVEVERLEGDNKYHAENHGLQDAKKGVLFLDFPPVLQLQLKRFEYDYMRDTNVKINDRYEFPLQLDLDRDDGKYLAPDADRSTRNLYALHSVLVHSGGVHGGHYYAFIRPTLSEQWYKFDDERVTKEDAKKALEEQYGGEEELPQVNPGFNNAPFKFTKYSNAYMLVYIRESDKEKIMCTVDEKDIAEHLRVRLKKEQEDKEHKKKEKAEAHLYTIIKVARDEDLKQQIGKDIYFDLVDHEKVRNFRIQKQLPFSSFKEEVAKEYGIPVQFQRFWLWAKRQNHTYRPNRPLTPHEETQSVGQLREVSNKAHNAELKLFLEVELGLDLQPLPPPEKGREDFLLFFKLYKPEKEELCFMGRLFVKALGKPSDILAKLNEMAGFSPDQEIELYEEIKFEPNVMCEIIDQKLTFRSSQLEDGDILCFQKAPRADHDTQVRYPDVPSFLEYVHNRQVVHFRSLEKPKDDDFSLELSKLHTYDDVVERVARQLELDDPAKIRLTSHNCYSQQPKPQPVKYRGVEHLLDMLIHYNQTSDILYYEVLDIPLPELQFLKTLKVAFHHPTKDEVVIHSIRLPKNSTIADVINDLKTKVELSSPNAELRVLEVFYHKIYKIFPLLEKIENINDQYWTLRAEEIPEEEKNIGPNDRLIHVYHFTKDINQTQQIQNFGDPFFLLVREGETLAEVKKRIKSKLQVSAEEFSKWKFAFISMNRPDYLQDSDVIAPRFQRREVYGAWEQYLGMEHTDTAPKRAYTVNQQNRHAYEKPVRIYN, from the exons ATGGTGACTCCTGCTCCCACTGCCGGG CAGGAGGACGAGGAGATGCTCGTGCCCCACCAGGAGGTTGCCGCTGCCGATGCAGACGCAGCCCAGCCCATGGAAG TGGTGGCACAGACAGAGGTGGCGAGCACAGCGGAGAGCCAGCCAGCGGAAGATCCGCAGACATCGCGGTTCACGTGGACAATCGATAACTTCACCCGCTTTAATGGGAAGAAGCAGTACTCAGAGGTTTTTGTCGTTGGCGGGTTCAAATG GCGTGTGCTGATTTTCCCCAAGGGGAACAATGTGGACCACTTCTCAATGTACTTGGATGTTGCTGACTCAGCCAACCTCCCGTATGGTTGGAGCCGCTATGCTCAGTTTAGCCTGGCTATTGTAAACCAGATCCAGCCAAAGTATACGATACGCAAAG ATACCCAACATCAATTTAATGCTCGTGAGAGTGATTGGGGTTTCACATCTTTTATGCCTTTAAGTGAGCTCTATGATCCAAGTAGAGGTTACCTCGTGAATGATACTGTTGTTGTGGAGGCCGAGGTTGCTGTCCGCAGAATGGTTGACTATTGGACGTATGACTCAAAAAAGGAAACGGGCTATGTGGGTCTGAAAAACCAAGGGGCTACCTGTTATATGAACTCTCTTTTACAAACACTGTACCACATACCGTACTTCAGGAAG GCTGTGTATCATATGCCAACCACTGAAAATGACATGCCATCAGGAAGTATTCCCTTGGCGCTGCAGAGCCTTTTCTACAAGCTCCAGTACAGTGACAGTAGTGTAGCTACAAAAGAGCTGACCAAATCTTTTGGATGGGACACATATGATTCTTTCATGCAACATGATGTACAAGAGCTCAACAGAGTCCTCTGTGAGAAACTTGAGGGCAAAATGAAG GAAACTGTTGTAGAAGGAACAATTGAGCAATTATTTGAAGGTCATCACATCAATTACATTGAGTGTATAAATGTTGACTATAAATCTAACCGCAAGGAGTCCTTTTATG ATCTTCAACTTGATGTCAAAGGTTGTCGTGACGTGTATGCGTCGTTTGATAAATATGTTGAAGTTGAGCGTTTAGAGGGTGATAACAAGTATCATGCAGAGAATCATGGTCTACAG GATGCAAAGAAGGGTGTTCTCTTCCTTGATTTTCCTCCTGTTTTGCAACTCCAGCTGAAACGCTTTGAGTATGATTATATGAGAGATACCAATGTTAAG ATTAATGATCGCTATGAGTTCCCTCTGCAACTTGATCTGGATAGAGATGATGGCAAATACCTTGCTCCAGATGCAGATCGAAGTACAAGAAACCTCTATGCTCTTCACAG TGTTCTTGTTCATAGTGGTGGGGTACATGGCGGTCACTACTATGCATTCATACGGCCAACTCTATCTGAGCAATG GTACAAATTTGATGATGAGCGTGTAACAAAAGAAGATGCTAAGAAGGCCCTTGAAGAACAATATGGCGGCGAGGAAGAG TTGCCACAAGTAAACCCTGGCTTCAACAACGCCCCGTTTAAATTCACGAAGTATTCAAACGCGTATATGCTTGTTTATATTCGTGAGAGTGACAAGGAGAAAATCATGTGTACTGTTGATGAAAAGGACATCGCTGAGCATTTAAGG GTAAGGTTGAAGAAAGAACAAGAAGATAAAGaacacaaaaagaaagaaaaagctgAAGCTCATCTTTATACCATTATTAAG GTGGCTCGAGATGAGGATTTGAAGCAACAAATTGGGAAGGATATATATTTTGACCTGGTGGACCATGAAAAGGTCCGCAATTTCCGAATACAGAAGCAATTGCCGTTTAGTTCGTTCAAG gaggaagttgccaAGGAGTATGGCATCCCAGTGCAGTTTCAGCGCTTCTGGTTGTGGGCTAAGAGGCAAAACCATACATACCGCCCTAATCGTCCATTGACCCCTCATGAGGAAACACAATCT GTGGGGCAACTGAGGGAGGTATCAAATAAGGCACACAATGCTGAGTTGAAGCTGTTTTTGGAAGTAGAACTTGGGCTG GATTTGcagcctctccctcctcctgaGAAGGGCAGGGAAgactttcttcttttcttcaaacTGTACAAACCAGAAAAGGAAGAACTTTG TTTTATGGGGAGGCTCTTTGTGAAGGCCTTGGGCAAACCTTCAGACATCCTGGCAAAACTAAATGAAATGGCTGGATTTTCTCCAGATCAGGAAATTGAGCTTTATGAG GAAATTAAGTTTGAGCCAAACGTGATGTGTGAAATTATTGACCAGAAACTTACTTTTCGTTCTAGTCAG CTTGAAGATGGGGACATTCTTTGTTTCCAAAAAGCACCAAGAGCTGACCATGATACACAAGTGCGATATCCAGACGTTCCTTCATTTTTGGAGTATGTCCATAATAGGCAG GTTGTGCATTTCCGGTCTTTGGAGAAACcaaaggatgatgatttttCTTTGGAATT GTCAAAGCTTCATACCTATGACGACGTTGTTGAGAGAGTTGCTCGTCAACTTGAGTTGGATGATCCAGCGAAAATTCGGCTTACATCCCATAATTGCTACTCTCAGCAACCTAAACCGCAACCCGTCAAATATCGAGGTGTGGAGCATCTGTTGGACATGCTCATCCATTACAATCAG ACATCTGACATCTTGTATTATGAAGTGCTGGATATTCCACTTCCAGAATTGCAGTTCCTGAAAACCCTGAAAGTTGCATTCCATCATCCTACAAAGGATGAG GTTGTTATTCATAGCATCAGGCTTCCAAAAAATAGCACAATTGCTGACGTGATAAATGACTTGAAAACAAAG GTTGAACTGTCCAGTCCTAATGCTGAACTACGTGTGCTAGAAGTTTTTTACCACAAGATCTATAAG ATCTTTCCGCTACTTGAGAAGATAGAGAATATAAATGATCAATATTGGACGCTACGTGCTGAAGAG ATTCcagaagaggaaaaaaatatagGCCCAAACGATCGGCTAATTCATGTTTATCACTTCACAAAAGATATTAATCAAACTCAG CAAATCCAGAACTTCGGAGACCCTTTTTTTCTACTTGTTCGTGAAGGTGAGACTTTAGCAGAAGTCAAGAAGCGCATAAAGAGTAAACTTCAAGTCTCCGCCGAGGAATTTTCCAAG TGGAAATTTGCTTTTATATCGATGAATCGGCCAGATTACCTCCAGGATTCAGATGTTATAGCTCCCCGTTTTCAG AGGAGGGAGGTCTATGGAGCTTGGGAGCAATATCTTGGGATGGAACACACTGATACTGCACCAAAAAGGGCCTATACAGTGAATCAG CAGAACCGCCATGCGTATGAGAAGCCAGTCAGAATTTACAATTGA